The Falco peregrinus isolate bFalPer1 chromosome 1, bFalPer1.pri, whole genome shotgun sequence genome has a window encoding:
- the SLC29A3 gene encoding equilibrative nucleoside transporter 3, producing MHPATGSFSPDEEPLIEEPLVNRYSRQKPSDRLHGAYVIFFLLGIGSLLPWNFFITAKHYWMYKLQNCSEQAGPGGQAASDLRDFFESYISIASTVPSVLCLVGNFLLVNKVPASIRILSSLFIMLAIFLVITVLVKVDTSTWTTHFFALTIGCVVVISSASTIFTSSIFGLSSCFPMKNLQALISGQAMGGTISAVASVIDLAAATDVTDSALAYFLTADIFIVICIMVYLLLPKLEYSRYYMNSQKESPSLATMPPNSSTEDKAEPGGTTNTSFLAKSTGIPPLRPILQKTALLGFCLFYVFFISIIIFPSLSSNIESVSKSSGSLWSTKYFVPLTSFLLYNFADWCGRQVTAWIQVPGPKSKLLPALVLLRTIFLPLFILSNYQPRAHIQAVVFNRDVYPVVFTALLGLSNGYLGTLVMVYGPKIVPKELAEAAGVLMTFYLMLGLAVGSACSILIVHLV from the exons ATGCATCCGGCCACTGGCAGCTTTTCCCCAGATGAGGAACCCCTGATTGAAGAGCCCTTGGTGAACAGATACAGCCGCCAAAAGCCAAGCGACCGCTTACATGGGGcctatgttattttttttctcctgggcatcgggtccctcctgccctggaATTTTTTCATCACAGCAAAGCACTACTGGATGTACAAGCTGCAAAACTGTTCAGAACAGGCAGGCCCAGGTGGGCAGGCAGCATCGGATCTGCGG gaCTTTTTTGAGAGTTATATCTCCATTGCTTCAACTGTGCCCTCGGTGCTGTGCCTGGTCGGCAACTTCTTGCTGGTCAACAA GGTGCCTGCCAGCATCCGGATCCTGTCCTCCCTCTTCATCATGCTGGCTATCTTCCTGGTGATCACGGTGCTAGTGAAGGTAGACACCTCCACCTGGACCACCCATTTTTTTGCCCTCACCATTGGCTGCGTGGTCGTCATCAGCAGCGCCTCAACCATCTTCACCAGCAGCATCTTTGGTCTGAGCAGCTGCTTCCCCATGAAGAACTTGCAGGCACTGATCTCCG GTCAGGCCATGGGTGGCACAATCAGCGCCGTCGCCTCTGTGATAGACCTGGCAGCAGCAACTGATGTTACAGACAGTGCCCTGGCCTACTTCCTCACTGCAGACATCTTCATCGTCATCTGCATCATGGTGTACCTTCTCCTTCCCAAGCTAGAGTACTCCAG gTATTACATGAACAGCCAGAAGGAGAGCCCATCTCTGGCCACCATGCCACCCAACAGCTCCACAGAGGAcaaggcagagccaggaggcaCCACAAATACATCCTTCCTTGCAAAAAGCACTGGCATCCCCCCTCTTCGCCCCATCCTGCAGAAGACCGCCCTCCTTGGCTTCTGCCTCTTCTATGTCTTCTTCATCTCCATCatcatcttcccttctctctcctccaaCATTGAGTCTGTCAGTAAGTCCTCAGGAAGCCTGTGGAGCACCAAGTACTTTGTGCCACTCACTAGTTTCCTCCTGTACAACTTTGCTGACTGGTGTGGGAGGCAGGTCACTGCCTGGATCCAGGTCCCCGGCCCCAAGAGCAAGCTGCTGCCCGCCCTTGTCCTCCTCAGGACcatcttcctccctcttttcaTTCTCAGCAACTACCAACCCCGGGCTCACATCCAGGCGGTGGTCTTCAACCGAGATGTCTACCCAGTGGTCTTCACGGCACTGCTGGGGCTGAGTAATGGCTACCTGGGGACATTGGTCATGGTCTATGGCCCCAAGATTGTGCCAAAAGAGCTGGCCGAGGCTGCGGGGGTGTTGATGACGTTTTACCTCatgctggggctggctgtggggtCCGCCTGCTCCATTCTCATTGTCCACCTCGTGTAG